The sequence below is a genomic window from Amphiprion ocellaris isolate individual 3 ecotype Okinawa chromosome 16, ASM2253959v1, whole genome shotgun sequence.
TGTGTTGTCAAACTGCAAATCAGGACAACAACCATGATACAAAATCCCAGAAAGTCTCTATAAGTTGTTCAGTTATCACACCCTTTGTAACACTTTTAGGGTTCTCAGGCAGAATCTGCATTTCTGAAGTGGAAGAAATCTTTGCTGAACACGATCGCCAGTCTTTGTTATAATGGAGCTTTCGACATCCTGGGAGTTTATTAAATGGCATTTAAGAGACTCTGAAAGCACAAATAAAAAGTTTATCTTGCCTGATTATAAAACATCTTATCTCCAAATGCTATATCTGGCCAACAATATTCACTTTCCATGACCTGCTAATTCTTAtggtaaagcacggtggtggcatcatcatgctATGCTTGGGAGTCTTAGCAGAAACGAGTAGACTTTACAGAACTGAAAAAAGGATGAATGATACAAAGACACTTGAAGAAAAGCATCATTTTACCTTTAAATACAACAGTTACCCAAAGAAAACAGGCAAGAAAATTCTGGAGTGGCTTCAGGACAATTTTTCTAGAGTGGCAAAACCAAAGTCCGAAAGTGAAACCATAGAACATTTCAGCCAAAACCAGAACTTTGGTCATGAGCAAATGTAGTAAACTGCTCAAATCCAGATGTGTAAAGTTTATAgaaattaaagaagaagaacacaAGAAAAGTCAAAGCTCCACCTGCtgccaaacaaagaaatactaAAACTTATCCTCTAtgaatgatttttaaaacaaaacacgtTTTTACTGCAGTGTGGAGCGACAAGCaaacattttatccattttaaaattaaatgtagAACTTTGTAACATGTGCACTTTCTGAATCCACTGTATCTGATCACAACTCTTTTGCTTTTTATGCGTTTAAGATGAAGTGGAGGTTTGTTGAGCAGTTATGAGCTTCAGATGtcctgtattttgtgtttcaggtCGTGTTGTGAACGTCTCCAGCTTCGTCGGTGTTCGTACTTTGAACAACTGCAgtccagctctgcagcagcgATTTCGCAGCGAGGACATAACGGAGGATGAGCTGGTCGGACTGATGCAGAGATTCGTTGCCGAGACCCAGAAAGGGAAACACAAGGAAGACGGCTGGCCGGAAACAGCGTACGGAGTGTCGAAAACTGGCCTCACGGTAAGACTGAGTACATGTTAGGGAtcttaaaatgtctaaaaataaaggaaaagtcAGATAAGACAGATTTGTATTGATGTCTACACTCTGAAGATTTGATCAATTCTGTCCCAAATGTTTCTCGAATGCCATATGTATAGAAATAGTGATTCTGCATGTGTTTCTCTACAGACTTTGTCCATGATTCAGGCTCGTCGTCTGTCCAAGGAGCGGCCAAATGATGGGGTAAATCAAACTTTTTATCAAACTTTCAAATGTCTGAGGAGATAAAACACAGTACAAATACTGTTAAATGCAATTTTTGGGGGTGTTGTATCCAGTTGTGTAATCAATATCACCAACATCAGATATGCAGACGACACAGTGTTGTTTGCCAACAATATCCAGTCACTGCAGGCAGTGATAGTCTCTTTGCGCCACATGTAATACATATGGGATGGAGTTAAATGGCATAAGAACAATGACCATGTGTGTTAACAAGACAACACCAGAGAATTTTGTAATCAGTGCAGAAGACAGCAATCTAGAGCAAGTCCATGAATAACACTACCTTGGAAGCACGATAACAGAAGATGGGAAAGTGGATGAAGAACTTAAGAGAAGAACTGGAAAAGCTAAGACCAAGTTTTGGGAATGCAAAGAATTCCTTTGCATTCCCAAAAAACCTTCTGAGGAAGCACAGGAGGAAGGAGCAAACAAGATCACGCTTCTAAAAGGACCCCTTCAAATTTGTGAAGAGCCTGTTCTTAGAAGAGTGGAAGTCTCTCAGTGTCGAAGGCCACCCTGGAGGAATACCTGAAAAAAGCTTACACAGACGACCGATACCACAAAAAGGGGACGCTTCCACCCGACATGCCACCTCTCAATCCATCAGTGCACCAACTTGACATCTGCTCACCCAGGTGGATCGAGGTAGAGAAAACTGCATAGCAGAAGGTCCACATCAGCACCACCAGGTCCCAACGGGGTAAGTGCAGCAGGGAAGAGGTGGTCTTGGCCTTGGGGCCAACACTTCAGCCTGGAACAAGGCCACTCTGTCCCAAAGACACAAGCTTGTGGTGCAGGAAGTACGACGGCAAGAGGAAGCAGCCAAGTGCGCAAAAGCCATCGCACAGGCGAAGCAAGGGCAGTGGATCACATGAGAAGTAGTGGAGAAGAGGAAGATCTCTTGGCAAGAGCTGTGGGATACGGAGACGTTTAGAGCAAGCTTCACCACCAAGGCAGCCTATGATGTCCTACTATCATCCAAGAACATCAACCAATGGTATGGTGAAGACCCTACATGTTCACTCTGCCGGACTCCAGCTATACTCAGACACATCTTAGTGGGCGGCAAGACCAGCCTTCGCTCAAGGCCGTTACACCTGGTGGCACAGCCAGGTGCTGAAGTGTGTAGCACTAGTGCTGGAGACGCAGTGCATGTTAACGCCCTTCCACCCATGTTGACCCGATGgcaagaaacaacatttgtGCGGGAGGATGAGGGTCCTCTTGGGGCCCCTCTCGGTTGCACAGACCCTGGGCAGTTGAGAGGTGCTTGTGATTGGAGGATGCTGGTAGACCTTGACCAAAAGCTCTGCTTCCCACCTGAGATCGCATCCACCAACCTGCGACCAGACCTAATACTATGGTAAGCTTTGCTTAGGCATGTCTATGTCTGGAAGGTGAGGGTCTGACCAGTCGAAGTAGACTGCAGAGGATTCGTAGCCACCTCGGCATCCAGGCTTCTCCGGTAGATGGGAGTATGCAGGAAGGCCGACCGGCATCCAGAAGAGAATACAGTCCTTTAAGATGTGGTACATTAGGagaatgttaaaaatgagtTGAAGAGTAAGAGTGACAGACATGGAAGTGTTAGAAAGAGCTTATTCAAAAAGGAGCCTTGTGTGTGATCTAATGCAAAGGAAAATGAGTTATGCAGTCCTTGTTCTGCGTGACAGTGCTGGAAAGCTCCCTAACTTCGAAGGAACAGGTGcaagaggaagacagagaggtAAATGGAGTGATGACATCAAGAGGTGGAGTGCAACACAGTACTACACTGAAGCAAAGAGAGCTGTGGAGAATTGACACAAATAGAGATCTATGGTGGCCAACCTTCGGAACGAAAACGgcacatgatgatgatgatgatgatgatgatgatgacgatgtaTCCAATTATGTCTCATTTCCAACCTAACTTTTTAattgtgtatgtgttttatCCAGATCCTGCTGAACGCCTGCTGTCCAGGGTGGGTTCGCACCGACATGGCGGGTGACAAAGCCCCAAAGTCACCAGATGAGGGCGCCATCACTCCGGTGTATCTGGCCCTGCTGCCTCCTGGAGCCACAGAGCCTCATGGGAAGTTTGTTTCTGACAAAGAGGTTCAGACGTGGTGAAAATATTCAAGAAAACTCAGGGTGCAACTATCTCAATCTCAATCTCATCTTAAGCAGCTAATTTTCACAAAACTTTGATGCAAAGTATTTTTTTACCCCTGAAAAGTAACACAATATGGCTACAGAACAAGCAATAACATAATTCTCAagcagtttttcttcatttgtgggCAGTTTCAGCACTTGATTgtattaaaactaaaatattatttcaggATATTCTACTAATTTGTGAGCAACAAGTGTGTGATTGTGCATCTGTCTGCTGAGTTAACAGAGTTAACAAAATTAAGTGCTGTTTTCATAAAATGATTCATATTCAGTTTGTATGTTACATGGAAAAACAGAATTTGCCTTAACCAGAATGCATTGTTTGCTACAATATAAAGCTTTAACATTGAGATGTTAGAATGATTTCATGTCAGAGCATTAAATGAACTTTAAAAATCAGAAGGACTATCTTAAAATGTGGATGAACAAGTACAATGAAACACACTACACTGCAATGTGAAATGATTTTGATAATTCATTGAATAAAAGTATAACTGCAGCttgtaaatgttctttattTGTGGCTCAAATTTCTGTTGGTAAGTTCATGCATTTAGCCGATTGTGAACCAAAAGGTTTTGAGATCCGAAGAACATATACTTATTACCCTGTGTTAAAAAGATGGATAGAATCTGGTAAAATATAACATACagcatttacagtatttttaaaaagtgtccaGAACACActgtttttaatgctttttaacattaaatcacGGTTAATTTGGAATTGTTGagaagaatttattttaaaagatttttcatgtcaaaaaaagttgtccatgtcaaagtaaaaacatcTGAACTGAGCAATTTTCAGctaaaaagtttttattttatctagCAGTGATGCATTCATTTAAGTGGTGGGAACAGAGGCTCCTTGAATTATTTTATAGAGTGCACATATgagctgattaaaaaaaaagttcacctTGCTAACCAAGCCAGCTCCACGACGCAGTTAAATCACTGAAATCTGTAACTTTTGTGTGTAATGTTGGTTTATCTTAATAAAAGTGTCCTGACAGCTTTGATGGAGCTCAGGCTTCATCCAGAGAAGCTTTAGTGTAAATAATTTCACTGCTGTGCCATGTGCGTAATTACGCACATCCCTCTCGGTTTGAAGGagtcttttctgctgctgtgcgATTTTTTATAAAGTCTCGTGAAATAATCTGATAAACAGCAGCTGTGCGAAGCAAACGTGACTTTATTAGATCCACTGTTTCTGATAAACGAAACCCTTGTGTCTTCTTTATTTaacctaaaataaaaatagaaatatcggCTGACAGGATTCCTGAAGAGACATTTGATGCATTTTAAGTTGTATACTGGAGGTGAATACAGTAGTACTTTCAGACACCAGCCTCCCAAAAACTGCGTGGTCACGGCTGAGCTCGTATcgtatttgaaaaaaataaaaaagttttccGGGTAAGCGCGCTGCTGCTGCGCAGAAACCCCCAGGCTCTAAATTCTATCTACAGTCTCCTTCCTTCTGCCTCCTGTTGGCTTCTTCACTTGTCTGGTTAttttccagcttcagcagcaaCAAGTAAGAagcttcattttcacctcaaacTTCTCTGAGAACACGAACGCGTTACGCATGGGGTTTACGCATTTGGAAAATCACGCACTTGTGTTGCCACTTGGACAAAAAAGCTTCCTCGACTTATTATAAGGAGAAACAGCATATCTTTGTCTCATCATATCAGAGAACTTTCGTGttatttcagaaaatgtgtgttgttgttgttttttttttacattaaattagaATGTAAGGTTGGAAAAGTTTCATGTGTTAAATCTGGTTTCCTGAAGCCACAAATGAACCTGACTCATAATGACAGACATGTAGCGGAGCAAACTGCGTTCTGTGCGTATTTGGAGATGCTTTTCACTGCGTGTCTCCGTGGTACATCCTACCGTCAGAAACCTTGATAAACTCTGAGTCGGAGTTTATATGCAGGAATACTTTGGCACATAAACGCGCTGGTTTAGAGAACTGGTGAGTAATCAAACCTGCAGCTTTCACTGGCAACAAACCCAGAGAGGACCCACTGTTGCGCATGTAAACacagactgctgcaggaagtaaaatgttaaattaaattagCAAAAGGACACCCGTCCATAATGCGTTTGCTCCTTCAGTACAACACATTTCTCTGAAAGCAGCACCAGAGCGCATCTTTCTGCATCCTGAGGCTTTATGTCGATGTTTACACGAGTAATAAAAcgaatatttttagtttttattagtcTTACCACCTTCAtgcatcatgtatttaaataccTTTGTGAAATTGGTggaatgtctttatttttaagatTGAAAGCAAAGTTTTGAGGTTTTAGACTGATGTGTAAAGTTGTGTCCGTATTGGAGAATCTATGCGCAAATATGCAACATATTTAGTGCATTTTTGGGGGCAATTTTATAATTAAAACTACTACTGAACTAACTAACTACTGTAGTCTCTCTGTCGCCATCACTCGTTAGAAGTTTGTCACGTACTGAGGTTTTCCTGCTGCTGGAGGTCACAGGCTTTTCTCTGCACATCCTGTTGGATCTGAGAAACTAAAATGTGCTTTCAGTTCTGCTTTTATCTCTGACATCAGCTTCAACACTCTGAAAAATAATATCTGAgctcaataataaaaaaaatgatgctcTATGAGTTTCTATGAAATCATGTTCAACTATTCTCACATGTAAGTGGCTTTGGATcaaagctaaatgaaactgtagaattgtagaaccAATAAACTACGTTGAGTTATAGGAATTAGATTTTCCTCTACAGTCAATTGTGATTTTAATTACCAGTCCTAACTGTCTTAAACTGTCCAGACGTGTTAAGATAAAGGAGGAAACTTGAAATCCTGAATTCAAGGTGCAGAGAAATTTAGTTttcaagccaatttcattaagttacctAAGTTTTAATTTGGTGAATACAGatgtttgagtttaaattacacacaatattcaaCATGGGAATGAAAATTATCTGTCAAAgagattcattttattttgatgataTTTTCTGCCCATTAGTCCTCATGTTAATTTAAGCTTCCTAATTATTCTGTAAATCGTCATTattaaacagaacagaacagaaattcactttttttcctcttattaAACTatgaaaactgaatttacaaACTAACAACAGTGgcttaaaataaactaaattctTATGTGTCTTATGTAGACTTCATGATAGGAACAAAACATACATGAGAGTTTAAAGATTTCACTCACAAATAAtgtttttggtaaaaaaaaatcatacaacagtttgcatcaatgTTTCTGAGTTAAGACAACTTTGATGTGGCAAtctgcgttggtttgtctgtctgtctgtctgttagtgtTACAATTCTGCtctgaagctgcaacaaaacagggagacaACAACAGGATGGTGactaaaaaaaaggttttattgtaATGCAAAACCAAGCCAACAAGGTGCACGAAAGACTATAAACCAAACCAGAACCAGGCTTCTGGAGCTCCAGAAGGaagcagctcctgtcagagagacacacactggAAGTGAGGGAGGTTTGATGCAGTTTGAGCCACTTGATCCCAGGTGTGGCTCAATCAGCTGATGACCTTCAGCTTCTGAACAGGAACACCTGGTGTCCAGGTGGAGGGTCGTCACagttagcaacgttactcaaaaacagatttggatgaagttttcagggaaggtcagaaatgacacaagacactacctcattctttttttctattttgcagCAACGCATTTCATTAAATAGCAGGAATAAGTCTCTTAAGttagtttttacagtgcagtgagCAGTCTAAACATCTGGTGTGACCACATTCTATTCTTAAAAGCCTTAATGTTTACATGTAGTAAAGGGAATGACCTCAGATATTTACAGCTGAGAACCATCAGACGTCCATTTCTGTCCAGACCTCAGATGTCTGATGTGTAGTATTTTTGATGCCATCATTCATTATTTGACACATAAAGAGCTTTTCCTGCTCAACAGACAGTTTTGAGGCAACGACACACAACAGTAAGAATAATGTGTACAGTaataagtctgtttttttttttttaagaaatgtctgcgtttctgtgttatttctgaacatttaatgaacaaaaatgtgcttttagtCCAGCGTGTCACTCTGACATCAGTCTGTTTATTCTCATGAGCCTTTCTGTGGATGTTTCCATGTGAAACAAGAGAAGCACTGAGAGATTGCAGTACTCTGCTGAGGCTGTTCATCCCCCCATACAGCCTGTCACCATGATTCAGCAGATCCATTCAGCCTCCCACATGACTCCGTTTATCTGGATAAAACGCCGTGTCACTGAggttaattcattttttatatttgttttagttttcacaCGCTGATAAATCTCTCTGTGGGCAGACATGTCGACCAGGGTTGCCGTGGTGACGGGCAGCAACAAGGGCATCGGATTGGCCATCGTCCGAGCTCTGTGCAGGCTGTTCCAAGGAGACGTTTACCTGACGGCCAGAGACCTGTAGGTAGCTCACCTGGACTGTAACATGACTAATCACCTAAATGTTACTCACACATTTCTGATTTTTGATCAGAAACAGACtcagaaaatcacattttcagtaCATCTGCTTTAGTGTATTTGCTCTAATATGGTTCTGCAGAGAATCActtcaacatattttattttttgtagcaCAGTAAGTCCTTTTTTGGGCTGAACACACTGTTTAACTTTGTGTCATcacaattgaacactttttattgtttttgtatttttgtactgGGCTTCTGTTAAAAGCACAAATTTATATTTCACTGGCAATAGAGAgctttaaaaatacatgtttgtgTTCTGTAAAGTTTCAACATCTGcacttgataaaaaaaaaagttgtcatCATGTATTAGATGTGACTTTGGTGCCTTCTAGTGGCGGagaaataaataacaacaacaatattaaGATTAGACATAAGTGTTTCCCAGTCCTAAATTCTCTATTATTTACACGCAGTTTCGTAAAAAACATTCTTGTTAATATACATTAAATCAGTCTGACTGCAACAGATTAAAACCCTGAATAATAGGTTTCTATATTATCTTTTTCCATgtatgtattttcacatttcaccatGTGTCAAATATTTGgtcttttctttaagaaaaataaaagctgctaACAGCCTCTATTGTCATTAAGAACCTTAACACAACCCCGACTCATTAAAGAGGCCATAATTAAACAATTATTGTGGGTAATTTGAGATTTCACAACTTAAATCACCAGAAAACTTTGCTTTGAAATtgaaatatatatgtttttgtcagttttggatAGATTAAGCCTTTACTGATCCCGCAGCGGGGGAAtgtgcagtgttacagcagcaactacagaaaaaaactgtacaacatattttagatttatattttattaaatattaatgacaaaattttgagaaaaatgttcTTAGAGATTAAAATTGAGGAGTTTAGCACTGAAAAACTGAACCTTTAaagctattgatggaagaaaCTGAACTTTCTGAATCACTTGAAACACTGTGATGAAGCAGCTGAAATAGTAAAATGGCGCCACCTGCAGGTCAAATccttaaaatgcatttaaacgGCAGAATGAAAGAGGCTTCAACCCTCTGAAGCAAcatctgggtgttttttgttttgttgtgttttgttttgtcacatcTTTAttataaaaagctttttttaaaaaaacaaacgctgttgaattttcatttatttttttaattttaaaatcctgaaatcaacatatacaacatttttccaagtgcaaACACGTGTCGCTGTGTgaaagttaaataaatgcactgaacaaaaatataaatgaaccATTGAACCGgcaaataaaaggcaaaaaactgcaaaataaatggCCAAATGTTTGACTTTTTCAAAAGCTAAATGTGGTGAAATATAAAAGTGAAATGAAtaacatgaataataaaaatgtaaatacagcagGTAAATGgtcttttttaatgatttagagaaaaatttagggttgtttttatcattatcattataatGACAAATGGGCAAAAAAAGGCCAAACGTCTGGCTTTTTGACCAGTGAGATATGGTGAAATGTGAAAGTACAATAAATACactgaagaaaaatataaattcacTATGCAAGTGATCTTTTTACTTAAAATACAGGGttgatttaatgattttaatgaaCAAAGACCAAAGAAAAGGGCCAAACAATGAGATATGGTAGAATATGAAGTGAAATAAATTCACAGACAGATCTGCTGCTTATAAGAGTAAAGGGACAATAAATAAGaatgtttttctcctgttttagTGGTCGGGGTGAGGAGGCCATAAAGTCTTTGTCCTCAGAAGGACTGAATCCTAAGTTTCACCAGCTGGATGTCAATGACTTGAACAGCATCAGAGCCACAGCCGAATATTTCAAAGAGAAGTACGGAGGAGTCGACGTCCTCATCAATAACGCTGGAGTGGCATTCAAGGGTGAGATCAGAGCAATGAAGTTTCAGTTTTCACTGCTATATAATGGAAACAGTACATTAGAATTCTCATCTCTAACAGGTCACCTGAATTAGCTTATAGAGAGTAATTTATGCAGAATATATGATTTCAACAAGTTATCTGATTGAAAATTGCCTGTTTTCCAATGATGGTCTCACTTGATCGACTCAaatctgcaaatatttacatcacAAGTCCTTCTCTCACATAAAACCTGCATATTATTTTCAAattgaataaaactaaaatgtgcTCAGTAATGTGTTTGTGCTCTTTCTTCAGATTCAGATCCGTCTCCTTTCGCCGTCCAGGCCGAAGTGACCCTGAAGACAAACTTCTTCGCTGCCAGAGACATGCTGCCTCACTTCCTGCCGCTAATCAGACCTGGAGGTACGAACACACATCTGGATTCACAAAGACGGACTTCAGAACAGTCAGACGACATGTTTCAGTCAATGAATTTAAACTAAGTCTTTTTCAGAAGACTGTTCAAGACTTCTGTCTCCTCTGAGAATGAAATGGTTCTAATAATATTCTACCAGGAAAATTCGGGAACGAAATAAGATAAAATCAGCAAGAATgtaataacacaaaaacaaaattgatTTGGGGAAAAGAATAGTGACCAGCATGTTCCTGGCAGGTTTCTGCAGACTCAAGGTAGTCTTACCTTCTTCTATTTCTCTACAATGTTATCAGAAAACTTCAAATCATGAGCCAAGTTTCCTCCTTTTTGTCAGCTGTTTCTATAAAGTGttaccacagaaacacacaggatCTGTTcttgcagctgttttcattcagactggaatctgaaatattaattaattaattgcagtaAAAGTGACTTGGTATTCATGAAGTCGACATGTTcagttttaatcagattaataaAAAAGTGAGAGTACTGGTCTGGATGGAGGTTTGGATGTTGGGTTGACTCACATTTGAAgcttaaaatattctgtttacttCACATGAAGCTAATCTAAGAGCCAGTTTTAGAGGATTCCAACACTATCGACCATCTAAAGTCTCCCTGTGAAACCGGACCCTGGATCCCGTCCACCGTCTGCCGCACAGAACTCGGCCTGCTTGGAAATTTGGCAGAATGTCTGAGTGGTTGTTCTGCTCAGCATCATAATTCTAAGAGTTTGTTTGGCCTCCGCTCAGAAAACTGCTTCAGAAGTGACATCCATTCATGGGATGTGTTGAAATGTGTGATCTGATCACAGTTGTCTCATGTTCCAGCAGCTCAGCGTCTCACAGTTGGAACGTTTGGAATATTTCAGATATAATTAGAAAATGATATCAAACTGGTGTCTCTGCTTTGTGGTTTTTATGATGTGTGAGAATTAGCATAACCGCGATAATTCTTCTGATACAAACACAAAGACGacttacaaaaacagaaacgtGGCCTGTGAGTGGTCTTCTGTTCTGACTTAAAATATAGGAttgttttcatgattttaactggtgaaacaacaaaacaggcaaaaatgaCCAAACGTCTGGTGGTTTGAACGATTGAATATGCTGAGAAGGGAAATAAATTCACTGAAGAGTAATGTAATCACAGCATGCAAGtggttttcttttctaatttacagaaaatgtgaatttgtttttatgatttaaatgaCAGAAGAGGCAACAAAGGATACATATTTGGCTTTTTGCCGTGCAGATGGTTTTCTGTTCAGACAAATATAgtgttgttttaaagatttaatgataaagcataaaaaaatagGCCAAATGTTTGGCTTTTTGTAAAGTTAGATTTGGTGAAACGTTAAAGGGAACTAAATctactgaagaaaaacaaacacagcttgCAAATggtctttttaatgatttagagAAGaatatattgttgttttttttacgaGTTTAAtgacaaaacaggcaaaaaaaaatgtaaccatGCAGCTGGTCATTTTTGActtgacaaaacaagcaaaaaaaaaccccaaaaacaatAACGTATAAAAATATTGGGCTGTCTTTTTATGATtaggcaaaaaaagaaacataaaagctgcaaaaaagcaggccaaatgtttgacttttaaatatgttaaatatgttgAAATATAAAAGTGAGATGAATATATGAAGACAAATATACATACAAGATGCAAATGgtctttttttcatgatttaaagaaaattttggtgttgtttttacaattttaatgacagaacagcaaaaaatgaccaaatttttggctttttaaacagtgaaatatggtgaaagtgaaataaattcactgaacaaaaacacaaatgtatcaTAGAAATAATTTTCTTATTATGACTTAAATATGTACTTTAATAcagagttattttaaaaatgattttaatgacaaaacagacaataaaaggCAAGAAAGGAAAGCTATTTGCCCTTTTGAACAGTCAGATGTGGTgaagtgtgaaataaatatactgaacaaaaaatgttacaaaaagaaaaaagcatctTTGATTTTGATCTGGAGAAAGTTTCCTATCTGAACGTTATCTTTTCTAAtatatttggttgttttg
It includes:
- the LOC111579487 gene encoding carbonyl reductase [NADPH] 1-like is translated as MSVKVAVVTGSNKGIGLAIVRALCKQYQGDVYLTSRDVGRGEEAVKSLSSEGLNPKFHQLDINDVSSITAAAAFFKEKYGGVDVLINNAAIAFKMADQTPFAVQADVTLKTNFFATRDMLTHFLPLIKAGGRVVNVSSFVGVRTLNNCSPALQQRFRSEDITEDELVGLMQRFVAETQKGKHKEDGWPETAYGVSKTGLTTLSMIQARRLSKERPNDGILLNACCPGWVRTDMAGDKAPKSPDEGAITPVYLALLPPGATEPHGKFVSDKEVQTW